The Dehalobacter sp. DCM sequence TGCAGCAAAAGAAATATCGTGAATCTGATCGCTATTATTGGCAATCTGCTTAACAACGCGATCGAGGCTGTACAGGAGTTAGACCCTGACTTAAAAAGGGTAGAAATTATCTTTAACGCTGATCCGTTAGAATACATTTTTGAATTTACTAATCCGCTATCGGCTAATGAAATGATACCGTACCGCAATTTGGGGGCAGAAGGTTTCAGTACAAAAGGTGAAGACAGAGGACAGGGGTTAACCATCGTCAGGAAACTAGCCGAACGCATGAAGGGGAGTATCGATATCGATACAGCCGGTCAGCAATTCAGAATCACGATAGCAATCCCAAAACATCACCTGGAGGCAGAATAGGCGTGTTAAGTCTGGAGGATATAGCCCATCATTTAACAGTGAATATGACCAGAGGCATGAATATGAATACAATTCAAACAGCGAAGATCGAATATGGCTTAGCGATACTGCTTGGCATTACAATTGAAACTGTTTTGACAGTGGGTGTATCCGCTTTGATAGGAACAGTAAGTTACACGCTGATTATGATGCTCGCTGCATTGATCGTTCGGTTTTTTACCGGAGGGGCCCATTGCTCCAGCTTTCGGCGGTGTGTAATATTTACGGTGTTTTCGTTTGTCGTTTTATCTATGTTGGCTAAATTGATGGCTTCAAACGTATCCTTCAATCAGGCGATTGAAATCGTTATTTTCCCTACCATTATCGGTATTGTTTTTCAGAGCGTTATGAAAACCGGTATCGGTGCAAAGTTGGTTTTAATGAGTGACAGACTGATGCAAAGAATGAAGATTTAGTCGGTCGATGCATTTTCATTCCTTAAAATGACACATTCATTCCTAAATCATCTCTTTGGTAAATTTTTACGATAAACTAAACTTAGTTTTCTAAAAAAAATTAAAAGGGGATGAATGGTATGATAAGTACAAAACGAATGGGGACGTCGATGATTCTTCGGATGTTGGCGTTTGTCGGGTCAGTAGGGGTAGAAAAATCAGATTGCTTGGGATGGTTCTATAAACCTAAAATGCCGAAAGATCTTATTCAGGATAAGGTAAACCAATAATTTATGCTATGCAGTTCTTTGGCTGCTAGAGTTTAAAACTATGTAACGTCCGTTAGCTTCCATGATGGAATTTTATTGCTACAAACAGATCCCAAACAAGGAATCCTCAGAATAGAATCGTATGAAAGGAAGAAATATTTATGAAAATAAAACAAAATAAGTATTTGCGTTCTATAATTTTATCAATTTCATTTATTATTCTTTTTGTTACACCCGTATATGCAATAACACCAACATTTACTTATTCATGCTCTAGAGGAGTAAATGTATATTATTATATAGAGAATGGATCAAGCAATCCTCTATATACTCCGATTAGAGATGCCGCATATAACTGGGAACATACAGGCTTTGGATATAATCCAATATATTTATATATTAAAAGTACAAATAGTGGAACCGCAATTGATTTTTATGCTAAGACTAGCGCCTATTGGGGTGAAGACGGAGATAATATAGGGGGACAAACTCGCCCAATGAATGCGTCGGGTTATGAAATAGACCCAAATTTAAGTAATTGGTTGTATTCAGAAATATATTTAAACAATACTGCACTATCAACTCTGTCTTCTTCATTAAGACAAGGGATATCGGCACATGAAATGGGACACGCATTTGGGTTAAAACATTATAATACTAATCCCACAGGTAGTATTATGTGTCAAACTTCCTATGGTAGAACAGTACAAACTGTACAACAAGAAGATAATGATGCAATAAATGCAAAATATTAAAAATACGAGGAGTAACTTTTATGAAAAAGAAAAACGTTATAATTCTTAGTAGTATAATTATTATACTATTGTTAAGTGGCATCACTATATTATCTAAGACAGGCAATAATTCCGTATTAGTATCTGTAAACAATAAAAACACAATTTATAAAAATACGAGTAGCTTAAATACAACTGCGGAAAATAAAGATGTAGTATTAGACTTAAGATCTGAATTAGACTATTTAATTAACACAACTGATAAAAATGTAAGAAATGAAAATTCGGATTTTATAATTATTGGGACAGTCCAATCAGTAGATGGAGGCATAAATTATAATCCTAAAAGAGAATTATATACAGAAATACAAACAATTGGAAATTTAAATGTTGAAAAAATTATAAAAGGGAATGTGGAGGATAATATTATTCCATTTATGAGACTTGGCGGAGTAATTAGTTTTAGTGAATATGAAAAAGGACTAACCGAAAGTCAAAAAGCAAAAGTAGAATTAACTAAAACGCTTACAAATGAAGAAAAAAAGACAAAGTATGTTTCTTCAAATATAATGAACAACATAAATATAGAACAAGGTAAAACATATTTAATGTATTTAAAATATGATCCTGATTATGGAAGATACGCCATTGTATTTTTACAGGATGGTTTGAGAGAAATTGATAAAAGCACAATGGCAAAATCAGAATCTAAAAAATTAAATAAAGACGAAATGTCAATGATAAAAGTAAAAAA is a genomic window containing:
- a CDS encoding accessory gene regulator B family protein — its product is MLSLEDIAHHLTVNMTRGMNMNTIQTAKIEYGLAILLGITIETVLTVGVSALIGTVSYTLIMMLAALIVRFFTGGAHCSSFRRCVIFTVFSFVVLSMLAKLMASNVSFNQAIEIVIFPTIIGIVFQSVMKTGIGAKLVLMSDRLMQRMKI
- a CDS encoding matrixin family metalloprotease, coding for MKIKQNKYLRSIILSISFIILFVTPVYAITPTFTYSCSRGVNVYYYIENGSSNPLYTPIRDAAYNWEHTGFGYNPIYLYIKSTNSGTAIDFYAKTSAYWGEDGDNIGGQTRPMNASGYEIDPNLSNWLYSEIYLNNTALSTLSSSLRQGISAHEMGHAFGLKHYNTNPTGSIMCQTSYGRTVQTVQQEDNDAINAKY
- a CDS encoding cyclic lactone autoinducer peptide, translating into MISTKRMGTSMILRMLAFVGSVGVEKSDCLGWFYKPKMPKDLIQDKVNQ